Proteins co-encoded in one Paraburkholderia edwinii genomic window:
- the pseF gene encoding pseudaminic acid cytidylyltransferase gives MSRVAIIPARGGSKRIPHKNIRLFDGVPIIAHSIRTALDSTLFDRVVVSTDNEDIAAVAREYGAQTPFMRPADLSNDHAGTLEVVQHALGALGEPYEYACCIYATAPFIDVRYLHEGIAMLEQHREKSYAFSVTTFAFPVQRALRLTADGGLDAVYPEHRLTRSQDLPETWHDAGQFYWGRAEAWLRGDTLFSPLSMPVVLPRYLVQDIDTPEDWRRAELMFAALRMLAQSNG, from the coding sequence ATGAGCCGCGTCGCCATCATTCCGGCGCGGGGCGGTAGCAAGCGCATCCCCCACAAGAACATTCGCCTGTTCGACGGCGTGCCCATCATTGCGCATTCGATTCGCACCGCGCTGGACAGCACGCTCTTCGATCGCGTCGTGGTCAGCACCGACAACGAGGACATCGCGGCGGTCGCGCGCGAATACGGCGCGCAGACGCCATTCATGCGTCCCGCCGACCTCTCGAACGATCACGCGGGCACGCTCGAAGTCGTGCAGCACGCACTGGGCGCGCTCGGCGAACCGTACGAATACGCGTGCTGCATCTACGCTACCGCGCCGTTCATCGACGTTCGCTATCTGCATGAAGGCATTGCGATGCTCGAGCAGCATCGCGAGAAGTCGTACGCGTTTTCGGTGACGACCTTCGCGTTTCCGGTTCAGCGCGCGTTGCGGCTGACTGCGGATGGAGGACTCGATGCCGTCTATCCGGAGCATCGTCTGACGCGTTCGCAAGATTTGCCGGAAACCTGGCATGACGCAGGCCAGTTCTACTGGGGACGCGCCGAAGCGTGGCTGCGGGGCGATACGCTCTTTTCGCCGTTGTCGATGCCCGTCGTGCTGCCGCGTTATCTGGTGCAGGACATCGACACGCCCGAAGACTGGCGGCGCGCAGAACTGATGTTCGCAGCGCTGCGCATGCTCGCGCAATCGAACGGCTGA
- the pseC gene encoding UDP-4-amino-4,6-dideoxy-N-acetyl-beta-L-altrosamine transaminase, translating into MTAFIPYGRQSIDEADIAAVEAVLRSDWLTQGPAIAAFEQELARRASARHAIAVCNATAALHIACVTAGLGPGDRLWTVPNTFVASANCGRYCGAEVDFVDIDPLSYCLDADALEAKLSSARSTNTLPKVVIPVAFAGRSCDMRRVKRLSDEYGFTVIEDASHAVGASYAGRPVGCGDYAHMTVFSFHPVKIVTTGEGGAVLTNDAAWAERLHRLRSHGTTRDTARMDEPNEGAWFYEMQELGFNYRITDIQAVLGLSQLKRLDEFLARRRALVKRYDMLLKDLPLQLPQLDALDDSAWHLYVVRVPGDRAHVNRRTVFDAMRSAEIGVNVHYIPVHLQPYYRQLGFKPGDFPHAEQYYREAISLPLYATLTDAEQDRVITQLKRVLG; encoded by the coding sequence ATGACTGCGTTTATCCCTTACGGCCGGCAGTCAATCGACGAAGCAGACATCGCCGCCGTTGAGGCGGTGCTGCGTTCCGACTGGCTCACGCAAGGCCCGGCGATTGCCGCGTTCGAGCAGGAGCTCGCGCGGCGCGCAAGCGCGCGCCACGCGATCGCCGTGTGCAACGCGACAGCGGCGCTGCATATCGCATGCGTCACCGCAGGGCTCGGTCCGGGCGATCGTCTGTGGACCGTGCCGAACACGTTTGTCGCGTCGGCCAATTGCGGACGCTATTGCGGTGCTGAAGTGGATTTCGTCGATATCGATCCGCTCAGTTATTGCCTCGATGCCGATGCACTGGAAGCGAAGCTGTCGTCGGCGCGCAGCACAAACACGTTGCCGAAGGTCGTGATTCCCGTCGCGTTCGCAGGCCGCAGTTGCGATATGCGACGTGTGAAGCGACTCTCGGACGAGTACGGCTTCACGGTGATCGAAGACGCGTCGCATGCGGTCGGCGCATCGTATGCGGGGCGGCCCGTTGGCTGTGGCGACTATGCGCATATGACCGTGTTCAGCTTCCACCCCGTGAAAATAGTGACGACGGGCGAAGGCGGCGCAGTGTTGACCAACGACGCGGCATGGGCTGAGCGCTTGCACCGTTTGCGCAGCCACGGTACCACGCGCGACACCGCGCGAATGGATGAGCCCAACGAAGGCGCGTGGTTCTATGAGATGCAGGAACTGGGCTTCAACTACCGCATCACCGACATTCAGGCGGTGCTCGGGCTGTCGCAACTCAAGCGACTGGATGAATTTCTCGCGCGACGACGTGCGCTCGTGAAACGTTACGACATGCTGTTGAAAGACTTGCCGCTGCAATTGCCGCAACTCGACGCGCTCGACGACTCAGCCTGGCATCTCTACGTCGTCCGCGTGCCCGGCGACCGCGCGCACGTGAATCGCCGCACGGTGTTCGACGCGATGCGCAGCGCGGAAATCGGTGTCAACGTGCACTACATCCCTGTGCATCTACAACCGTACTATCGCCAGCTCGGCTTCAAGCCCGGCGATTTTCCGCATGCGGAACAGTACTACCGCGAGGCGATCAGCCTGCCGCTCTACGCAACGCTCACCGACGCCGAACAGGATCGCGTGATCACGCAGCTGAAGCGGGTGCTCGGATGA
- the pseB gene encoding UDP-N-acetylglucosamine 4,6-dehydratase (inverting) — translation MLDDKSILITGGTGSFGHKFISAVLAQYKPSRVVVFSRDELKQYEMQQRFDAPCMRYFLGDVRDAERLRQAMRGIDYVVHAAALKQVPAAEYNPTECIRTNVTGAENVINAAIENGVEKVIALSTDKAASPINLYGATKLLSDKLFVAANNLVGKHRTRFAVVRYGNVVGSRGSVVPFFRKLISDGAKSLPITDQRMTRFWITLDHGVDFVLKNFQRMQGGEIFVPKIPSVKIVDLAQAMAPELDQHVIGIRPGEKLHEMMIARDDSPHTFEYSDHYVITPAIRFVVQSEYEKNGMGETGERVTEGFKYTSDNNGWFLSVDELAALDKQHS, via the coding sequence ATGTTGGACGACAAGTCAATTTTGATTACGGGTGGCACGGGTTCCTTCGGCCACAAATTCATTTCGGCCGTGCTGGCGCAATACAAGCCATCGCGCGTCGTCGTGTTTTCGCGCGACGAGCTCAAGCAATACGAAATGCAGCAACGGTTCGACGCGCCGTGCATGCGGTACTTCCTCGGCGACGTGCGCGACGCCGAACGCCTGCGCCAGGCGATGCGCGGCATCGACTACGTGGTGCATGCCGCCGCGCTCAAGCAGGTGCCCGCCGCTGAGTACAACCCGACGGAGTGTATTCGCACGAACGTGACGGGCGCGGAGAACGTGATCAATGCGGCGATCGAAAACGGCGTTGAGAAAGTGATCGCACTATCCACCGACAAGGCCGCCAGCCCCATCAACCTGTATGGCGCGACCAAGCTGCTGTCCGATAAGCTCTTCGTGGCGGCGAACAATCTGGTTGGCAAGCATCGCACCCGTTTTGCCGTCGTGCGCTACGGCAATGTGGTCGGTTCGCGCGGATCCGTTGTGCCGTTCTTCCGCAAGCTGATCTCGGACGGCGCAAAGAGCCTGCCGATCACAGACCAGCGCATGACGCGCTTCTGGATCACGCTCGATCATGGCGTGGACTTCGTGCTGAAGAATTTTCAGCGCATGCAGGGCGGCGAGATTTTCGTGCCGAAGATTCCGTCGGTGAAGATCGTCGATCTGGCACAAGCGATGGCGCCCGAACTGGATCAGCACGTGATCGGCATTCGTCCCGGCGAGAAACTGCACGAAATGATGATTGCGCGCGACGATAGCCCGCACACGTTCGAATACAGCGATCACTACGTCATCACGCCCGCCATCCGCTTTGTCGTGCAGAGCGAGTACGAGAAGAACGGTATGGGCGAGACGGGCGAGCGCGTGACGGAGGGCTTCAAATACACGTCCGACAATAACGGCTGGTTTCTCAGCGTGGACGAACTGGCCGCGCTCGACAAACAGCACTCATGA
- a CDS encoding formyltransferase family protein produces the protein MKVLLLTSGEQARRLADWIGERETLILRETPVSAQEIAALAPDLIVSHSYRHILKRDALAAAPDRFINLHISLLPYNRGADPNLWSFLDATPKGVSIHLIDEGIDTGALLLQREVRFEEDSETLGSSYAKLQQAINDLFIENWSSLRDGRIAPRAQSGAGTFHRASEFAALRHALLGDEGWEVPIPVLRQRYRSLSAGAARGGGPA, from the coding sequence ATGAAAGTACTGCTTTTGACGAGTGGCGAGCAGGCGCGGCGACTGGCCGACTGGATCGGCGAACGAGAAACGCTGATCCTGCGGGAGACGCCCGTGAGCGCGCAGGAGATCGCAGCGCTTGCGCCGGACCTGATTGTAAGTCACTCGTACCGGCACATTCTGAAGCGCGACGCGCTCGCAGCAGCACCCGACCGTTTCATCAACCTGCATATTTCGCTGTTGCCCTACAACCGAGGCGCCGATCCGAATCTGTGGTCGTTTCTTGATGCGACGCCGAAGGGTGTGTCGATTCATCTGATCGACGAGGGTATCGATACGGGCGCGCTGCTGCTGCAGCGCGAAGTCAGGTTCGAGGAGGACAGCGAAACGCTTGGCAGCAGCTACGCGAAGTTGCAGCAGGCGATCAACGATCTGTTCATCGAGAACTGGTCTTCGCTGCGCGACGGTCGAATTGCGCCGCGCGCGCAAAGCGGCGCCGGCACATTCCATCGCGCGAGCGAATTTGCGGCGCTCAGGCATGCGCTGCTGGGCGACGAAGGATGGGAGGTGCCGATCCCCGTTTTGAGGCAGCGCTACCGCTCGTTGTCCGCGGGCGCGGCGCGCGGCGGCGGGCCGGCATAA
- a CDS encoding YdcF family protein: protein MDADGNLNDETRARVDAAIEVIETGQAPLLVTCGWAYRDDSDIRIADAMRRYAVERRHVDASRVVAETTSRDTVGDAVFTRRNLSATFGGPRILVATSRYHAARTLEIFTFVYGSSFHIDVVGAGDPATAAQLASEARSLDAFRATFSGVTRGDTDAIFERLRERHPFYNGDVYPKV, encoded by the coding sequence ATGGACGCAGACGGGAATCTGAACGACGAAACCCGTGCACGCGTCGACGCCGCCATCGAAGTCATCGAGACAGGCCAGGCGCCGCTGTTGGTGACGTGCGGCTGGGCCTATCGCGACGATTCCGACATCCGCATCGCGGATGCGATGCGCCGCTACGCGGTCGAACGTCGCCACGTCGATGCGTCGCGCGTCGTCGCGGAGACGACGTCGCGCGATACGGTCGGCGATGCCGTCTTCACACGGCGCAACCTCTCAGCGACGTTCGGCGGCCCACGCATTCTCGTGGCGACGAGCCGCTATCACGCGGCACGTACACTCGAAATCTTCACCTTTGTCTACGGTTCTTCCTTCCACATCGACGTCGTCGGCGCCGGCGATCCCGCGACAGCCGCGCAACTGGCCAGCGAGGCGCGTTCGCTCGACGCATTCCGTGCCACTTTTTCGGGCGTGACGCGTGGCGATACAGACGCGATCTTCGAGCGGTTGCGCGAACGTCATCCGTTCTACAACGGCGACGTCTATCCCAAGGTCTGA
- a CDS encoding alginate lyase family protein codes for MKRNGRAPMRCSARAPSTRPFLPLTAAAWLAAATLALAPDVVHAAMNFCAAPALQSSERTNSDPGVKALVANVQAHLNDSPRALPKLHTEGTLPHEGIYDQSKAAEQDLELLRDAALAWRATGDERYLKYVDRVLYAWVTTYQPSYNPIDESPFEGLILAYDMTASALPVKTRNAAMAFLTKLANGYIAQIDAQPRPLTGTFRNNWQSHRVKLISMAAFTLDNRKMIDAAQRLFIEHINDNIAPDGSTVDFAERDALHYVTYDLQPLVIAALAARRHNRNWLPQRAPSGATLAAALAWLTPYATGAKTHDEFVRSQVPFDAKRREAGIPGFTGPWNPKDAAELFHLAARLDGKYTPIALKLAPTPPAWLAVCLPLPARAQ; via the coding sequence ATGAAGCGAAACGGTCGGGCCCCGATGCGCTGTAGCGCGCGCGCACCATCGACGCGTCCGTTTCTTCCGTTGACCGCTGCCGCGTGGCTTGCCGCGGCAACATTGGCGCTGGCGCCCGACGTCGTCCACGCCGCCATGAACTTCTGCGCCGCGCCGGCGCTGCAATCGAGCGAGCGGACCAACTCCGATCCGGGCGTGAAAGCGCTTGTCGCGAATGTGCAGGCGCATCTGAACGACTCGCCGCGCGCACTGCCGAAGTTGCACACCGAAGGCACCTTGCCGCACGAAGGCATCTACGATCAGAGCAAGGCGGCCGAGCAGGATCTCGAACTGCTGCGCGACGCCGCGCTCGCCTGGCGCGCGACCGGCGACGAGCGCTATCTGAAGTATGTCGACCGCGTGCTCTACGCATGGGTGACGACCTATCAGCCAAGCTACAACCCAATCGACGAATCGCCGTTCGAAGGGCTGATTCTGGCCTACGACATGACTGCGAGCGCGCTGCCGGTCAAAACGCGCAATGCGGCCATGGCGTTTCTGACCAAGCTCGCGAATGGTTATATCGCGCAGATCGATGCACAGCCGCGGCCGCTCACCGGCACTTTTCGTAACAATTGGCAGAGCCATCGCGTGAAGCTGATTTCGATGGCAGCTTTTACGCTCGATAATCGCAAGATGATCGATGCGGCGCAGCGTCTCTTTATCGAGCATATCAACGACAACATTGCGCCGGACGGCTCGACCGTCGATTTCGCCGAGCGCGACGCGCTGCACTATGTGACATACGACCTGCAGCCGCTCGTGATCGCGGCGCTCGCCGCACGCCGGCACAATCGCAACTGGCTGCCGCAGCGCGCGCCGAGCGGCGCGACGCTGGCCGCGGCGCTGGCGTGGCTCACGCCGTACGCGACCGGCGCGAAAACACACGACGAATTCGTGCGCTCGCAGGTGCCGTTCGATGCGAAACGCCGCGAAGCAGGCATTCCCGGCTTTACGGGGCCGTGGAACCCGAAGGACGCGGCGGAACTGTTTCACCTCGCTGCGCGGCTCGACGGCAAATACACGCCGATCGCGCTGAAACTGGCGCCGACGCCGCCCGCGTGGCTGGCGGTGTGCCTGCCGTTGCCGGCGCGCGCACAATAA
- a CDS encoding L-serine ammonia-lyase yields the protein MAVSVFDLFKIGIGPSSSHTVGPMRAALMFAQGLERDGLLQATASVKVDLYGSLGATGKGHGTDRGVMLGLLGDAPDTVDPQTVGARLEAIRTSRTLALLGKHDVPFAPKDQISFYRQALPEHPNGLKLRAFDAQGGTLRESTYLSVGGGFVVTAGAPNTKVLAAVDERKHPFRTGTELLEMCKSTGMSIAQLMGENERAWHTDDETRAGLLKIWDVMQSCVARGCGIGNPDADGTLPGPFQVKRRAPQLYRALANNPERALQDPLSMVDWINLYAIAVNEENAAGGRVVTAPTNGAAGIIPAVLHYYTRFMPGSNQQGVIDFLMTAAAIGILYKLNASISGAEVGCQGEVGVACSMAAGALAAVMGGTPSQVENAAEIGMEHNLGLTCDPVGGMVQIPCIERNAMASVKAVNAARMALRGDGSHYVSLDSVIKTMRETGADMKTKYKETSRGGLAVNIIEC from the coding sequence ATGGCAGTCAGCGTATTCGACCTCTTCAAAATCGGGATCGGTCCGTCCAGTTCGCATACGGTCGGCCCGATGCGGGCGGCGCTGATGTTTGCCCAAGGGCTGGAGCGCGACGGCCTGCTTCAAGCCACCGCATCGGTGAAGGTCGATCTGTACGGCTCGCTCGGCGCGACCGGCAAGGGCCACGGCACCGACCGCGGTGTCATGCTCGGCCTGCTCGGCGACGCGCCCGACACCGTCGACCCGCAAACCGTCGGCGCCCGCCTCGAGGCGATCCGCACGTCGCGCACGCTTGCGCTGCTCGGCAAGCACGACGTGCCGTTCGCGCCGAAAGATCAGATTTCGTTTTACCGTCAGGCGCTGCCCGAGCATCCGAACGGGCTCAAGCTCCGCGCCTTCGATGCGCAAGGCGGCACGCTGCGCGAATCGACGTATCTGTCGGTCGGCGGCGGGTTCGTCGTGACCGCGGGCGCGCCGAATACCAAGGTGCTGGCCGCCGTCGACGAGCGCAAGCATCCGTTCCGTACCGGAACCGAGCTGCTCGAGATGTGCAAATCGACGGGCATGTCGATCGCGCAATTGATGGGGGAAAACGAGCGCGCATGGCATACCGACGACGAAACGCGCGCCGGCCTGCTGAAGATCTGGGACGTGATGCAATCGTGCGTCGCGCGCGGCTGCGGCATTGGCAACCCCGATGCGGATGGCACATTGCCTGGTCCGTTTCAGGTGAAGCGCCGCGCGCCGCAGCTTTATCGCGCGCTCGCCAATAACCCGGAGCGGGCGCTGCAGGACCCGCTGTCGATGGTCGACTGGATCAATCTGTACGCCATCGCGGTCAACGAAGAGAACGCGGCCGGCGGCCGCGTCGTCACGGCGCCGACCAACGGCGCGGCCGGCATTATCCCGGCCGTGCTCCATTACTACACGCGTTTTATGCCGGGCTCGAACCAGCAGGGCGTGATCGACTTTCTGATGACCGCTGCGGCGATCGGCATTCTGTACAAGCTCAATGCGTCGATATCGGGCGCGGAAGTGGGATGCCAGGGCGAGGTCGGCGTCGCGTGCTCGATGGCGGCCGGCGCGTTGGCCGCGGTGATGGGCGGCACCCCGTCGCAAGTCGAAAATGCGGCCGAGATCGGCATGGAGCACAACCTCGGGCTCACTTGCGATCCAGTGGGTGGCATGGTGCAGATTCCGTGCATCGAACGCAATGCGATGGCCTCGGTGAAGGCGGTCAACGCGGCGCGCATGGCGCTGCGCGGCGACGGCAGCCATTACGTGTCGCTCGACTCCGTCATCAAGACGATGCGCGAAACCGGCGCCGATATGAAAACGAAATACAAGGAGACGTCGCGCGGCGGACTGGCGGTGAACATCATCGAGTGCTGA